One genomic window of Punica granatum isolate Tunisia-2019 chromosome 1, ASM765513v2, whole genome shotgun sequence includes the following:
- the LOC116192548 gene encoding glutathione S-transferase F13-like yields the protein MEIKVHGMGMSTCCARVLLCLEEKGLDYEVVPLDLTAGAHKQQPHLSLNPFGQIPAFEDGNVTLFESRAINRYLARKYEAAGTDLLRSGSLVESAVVDTWMEVEAHQFNGPIYKIIRQMIVNPIYGLPIVEEVVEAAAQNLGKVLDVYEERLGTHKYLAGENYTMADLNHIPYLVYMMRTDRAIIVNSRPRVKAWWEDISSRPATLKVIESMMPA from the exons ATGGAAATCAAGGTCCATGGGATGGGGATGTCCACGTGCTGCGCACGTGTCCTGCTATGCCTAGAAGAGAAGGGTCTCGACTATGAGGTCGTCCCACTCGATTTGACCGCAGGGGCTCACAAACAACAACCTCATCTCTCCCTCAAC CCGTTTGGACAGATCCCGGCGTTCGAAGATGGAAATGTCACTCTCTTTG AATCGAGGGCGATCAACCGCTACTTAGCGCGGAAATATGAGGCCGCCGGGACAGACCTCCTCCGATCGGGAAGCCTCGTGGAGTCTGCTGTAGTGGATACATGGATGGAAGTTGAAGCCCACCAGTTTAACGGCCCGATCTACAAGATCATCCGCCAGATGATCGTGAACCCTATTTATGGCCTGCCCATTGTCGAGGAGGTCGTCGAAGCCGCAGCCCAGAACCTAGGGAAGGTCCTAGACGTTTACGAGGAGAGGCTGGGCACTCACAAATACCTGGCCGGTGAGAACTACACCATGGCTGACCTTAACCACATCCCATACCTGGTGTACATGATGAGGACCGACCGGGCGATTATCGTGAACTCCCGACCCAGGGTGAAGGCCTGGTGGGAAGATATCTCGTCCCGACCTGCGACCTTGAAAGTCATCGAAAGCATGATGCCAGCTTGA